The genomic stretch AGTCCTTCATCAGATTGCAACGAATCCTCTCGCATATTGCAAAGAGCAAACCTTGGTTGCTAAAGGGCAACTACCTATACCAGGCAATGATGGTTATATTAAGCTTGTATACGATATGGATAGAAAAAACAGCGCTCCTGCGGAGCTTGAAGATGGAAAAGTTGATTATAAAGACGTAGTACAGTTAAAAAATGTGAAGCGCGGTCAATTAATTGCTGAACGTTTTGAACCTCAGGCGGGTCCTTCAGGCAGAACCGTAACGGGTGAAGAAGTGCCATCTAAGCTCGGCAAGCACGTTAGGTTCAAAGTAGGCAAAAATGTGGTGCTCAATGACACTCAAACGGCAATGTATTCGGCAATTGATGGCTTGATCTCTCTAACGGAAAAAGAAAAAATTAATGTTTTTCCAGTTTATGAGGTGAACGGAGATGTTGATTACAGCGTTGGCAATATTGATTTTGTAGGTACGGTAGTGATTAGGGGCAATGTATTGAGTGGTTTTCGAATTAAGGCTTCCGGCGATATTCGTGTCGTTGGCGGTGTTGAAGGCGCTGAATTAGAGTCGGATGGCTCCATCGAGATTACAGGCGGTATTTTGGCAGGCAACAAGGGTTATGTCAAGGCTTCTAGAAATGTAAAGTGTAGCTTTATTCAGGATGGCAATGTCATAGCCGGTGAGGACGTAATCGTCTCACAAAGCATTATGCATTCCCATGTGAGAGCCGAGAAAAATGTAATCTGCTCCGGTACCAAAGGATTAATTGTCGGAGGTCTGATACAGGCGGGTGATCTAGTGCATGCACGTATTATCGGAAATTCGATGTCAACCGCTACGACTATCGAGGTTGGGGTTAAACCAGAAGACCGTGCTTTACTGCTTGAACTCAGGGCGTCACTTAAGCAATTCATGCAAAATCTTGATAAGACAGATAAAGCGCTCGTTATACTCGATCAAATGGCTGCAGCAGGTCAGCTGACACCAGATAAGCTTGCTTTACGTATAAAGCTGACAGCTTCAAAACGCCAAATGACCAGTGAGAATGAGCAAACGAAAAGCAGCATTCTTGAAATTGAAAAAACGTTAGAGGACACCGATCGTTCAAAAATAGAAATTAGTAATACGGTGTTCGGCGGAACAAAAATTGTAATTGGAAGATACACGAAGTTTATTAAGGATTCCTCACAGCGTATTACCTTTCAATATTCTGACGGAGATATTGTCGCGTTTCCCTATACTAAATAAATATGGTTAAGATCATTTGCGCAAAGGGGTGAGCTGTTATGACATTCAAGTCCAT from Paenibacillus sp. FSL H8-0548 encodes the following:
- a CDS encoding FapA family protein → MDNLQLESYLSIQTSADKQTAYLKFNRITDEFESNGDELERFLRSKGIVFGLRSEVLHQIATNPLAYCKEQTLVAKGQLPIPGNDGYIKLVYDMDRKNSAPAELEDGKVDYKDVVQLKNVKRGQLIAERFEPQAGPSGRTVTGEEVPSKLGKHVRFKVGKNVVLNDTQTAMYSAIDGLISLTEKEKINVFPVYEVNGDVDYSVGNIDFVGTVVIRGNVLSGFRIKASGDIRVVGGVEGAELESDGSIEITGGILAGNKGYVKASRNVKCSFIQDGNVIAGEDVIVSQSIMHSHVRAEKNVICSGTKGLIVGGLIQAGDLVHARIIGNSMSTATTIEVGVKPEDRALLLELRASLKQFMQNLDKTDKALVILDQMAAAGQLTPDKLALRIKLTASKRQMTSENEQTKSSILEIEKTLEDTDRSKIEISNTVFGGTKIVIGRYTKFIKDSSQRITFQYSDGDIVAFPYTK